One window from the genome of Drosophila albomicans strain 15112-1751.03 chromosome 2L, ASM965048v2, whole genome shotgun sequence encodes:
- the LOC117566109 gene encoding uncharacterized protein LOC117566109 — MAAATVASNRSMEQTYINRVTIQLKLPPRIYEWRTLVAGVGKEANEAPVECIRHNGSTSAAPPTPARPATKTTRTPSPMKVPKNTSMYTPPLIYGDEAKHKNLLHTLRNFYDVERFHSDCNRVTK, encoded by the coding sequence atggcagcagcaaccgtCGCCAGCAACCGCAGCATGGAGCAAACGTACATCAATCGGGTCACCATTCAACTGAAGCTGCCTCCACGCATCTACGAATGGCGCACTCTGGTCGCTGGCGTTGGCAAAGAGGCAAATGAAGCGCCTGTCGAATGCATTAGACACAACGGAAGCACATCAGCAGCACCACCAACACCAGCACGaccagcaacaaaaaccacaaGAACACCGTCCCCAATGAAAGTGCCAAAAAATACGTCTATGTACACTCCCCCACTCATCTATGGCGATGAGGCAAAACATAAGAATCTCCTCCATACGCTGAGGAACTTCTATGATGTCGAACGCTTCCATAGCGACTGCAATCGCGTGACTAAGTGA